The segment GCCCAGGATGCTGCCATTCCCCAAACACCCTGGTCTCTGTAAGGCCCCTGAGATTCAACCTCAGCTGCACTTCAGATTTTAGCTACCACGTGCCTAGGTGTGAGCATCATGACTctggcttttttttaaattgaaggatagttgatttacagtgttgtgttatttctgctatacagcaaagtgactcagttatacacacacgtacattcttttttatattcttttccattatggtttatctcaggagaTTGGAtacagtcccctgtgctatagtaggatcttgtttatccattctaaatgtaatagtttgcatctacttaTCTCCAACTCTGTTTTTAAAGTTAACATCTATCTGTTCATGTTCATAATGGTACCATGCTTGTTTTTAAGTGTTTGAAatacttcaaaatttaaaaataataagtaaaaagcATTAGAATAGAAAGCTGCTTTGAGATGAGCAGGCTTCCAAATCAACTTCATAGTGATACAGTTCTTTTGACAAAGACACAGGGAGGCTGGTATCCATCTGAATGATATAAATCAGATTATGAGACAACTCTATCTGGGGAAAAAGGGCCTGAATCTTAAAGTCTGAGAGTCAAACTTTGCCTTGGATGAACAATCCAGCCCCTGCAGGGACTCTCGGTGTCCCCAGGGCCACGGGGTGGCCGGCTGTCCTTATAGCAAGGTGTCCATTTCACACCAGTATTCCAACAGCCCCTTTGGCTTCTcaggaaaacaaatacaaaagagCAAGTTTCTTATTTGCTCAACTCATTATGAAGAATAAAACGAGAAGTAAGAattttacttcaatttttaaaacgtAGTGAATAATAACCTTCTAAACAATATGCACCCATATCTGCTTCTTCCATCGCCTGTCTTTCGATTTAAACTGTATAGAAAAGGTTACCTGTAAAGAATGTTCTGCGAGGTGAATTCCGCGAATGAGGTTCAGGGCAGCGCACATGATGTTGAGAATAAGGGAAAGGACGCCCAGGGCTGTCACTGGTTCCATTCGGAAACTAGGAGCTacacaaggaaaaaaaggaagtgtTTAGTGAAAACAATTTCTatatgaaaaaaaagtaaaaacatgaaCTAGACCTCTGCTAATGAACAAGTTCAATTAAACACACAATTGCaaacatattaatttaaaaaccGCTATAGTTAGAGTGGGAAAAGGCAAGGGATGAAGGACAGAAAGGAGCTGGAAATCCAAGGTGAATTTCTTTGAGAAAGAGGCCTTTCTCTAAGAAAGCATAGATTTTCTTAAGTGcttcatttcctttctatttaAACCAGCGGTTCTCAGCCAGAGATGATAAGGCTCTTCAATGTTTAGGGACATTTTAGGTTGTCCTCCCTGGGAACAGGTTGCTACAATGCGCAGGACAGCTTCCATAACAAAGAATTTCCAGTACAAAATGTCAGTAGGGCTTAGGCTGAGAAATCCAGATTTAAAACAATTTATGGCTTTAGTTGTAAATTGCCTGTCAAACCCTAAAGCTTTTCTATTTCACACCTCAACCATCAGCATGTAAAgtgttccattctttttctgatagGGACAATATTCAATATTATGTGTGCTTCTGGAGCAATTCATAGCAAATGCAATTTTTTACATTTCAAAGTTATTGGGAAGAGGAGGGAAACATGGATTATTTCAGCTACAAGCTATTTCCAGAACTCTAATCAAGACAAAATGATCACTCCCTCTTTAAAGATAACTGCTAAAACTGACTCTGGTTCACACAATTAAGCAGGGTCCCACCATTCTCTTGCTGTGctccttttattaatttattttatttttttgctgtgccaCTCGGCATGTGCGATCCTTCCCCGACTAGGGGTGAACCCCCCATTCCCAGCATTGGAactgtagagtcttagccactggaccaccagggaagtccttgctgtactccttttaAATCATCCTTTTTTGTCCTCACATTTCCCGcatatggatacacacacacacacacacacacaccacagcccAACTGATGCCTACTGTTAGTGTGTTAGTTTACATTACCAAAATTCCTCTCAGAAACAAGCTACCTGTTAAGACTCTAGACTTGGGACAATAGTGGGGAGTCAGACCACAGTAAAACGTCCTAGAAAGATAGGCAAGTTGTCACCTTCTGCATTTGCTCCTCTTGTCTAcatggttaaaaaacaaaacatacatcACAAAGTGACCCTGTCTTCAGGTACAGCAAAGGAGAAGCTTGGGGTCTGATGCCCCAGACATCCTTCCATGAATGTTAAGTCCAATCCCAATGTAAATTACAACAACTTACTGAATGGCATAAGAGTCAATCCAGGAATTCACTGGTTGAAACAGTTCAAATCGAAAACCAAAGTTAAGCCAAAAAcgtgaacatttaaaaaacaccACTTTCAAAATTCAAGCAATGAGTTTAGCATAAAACTGTTAACAAAGTAATTAGACTGTTATGGTATAGATGGTTCTGTCTTCCAGGGAAGGATTATACTATTACAGAGTTCTTAGAATGCAAATATCCACTTTAACTAAAAGTTGGTTTAACTGGATATAACTGTaaacaaagaatacaaaaaagcatGCTTTGCTATGTGCTAGGTATTGAATGCTTCACGTCGTTAGTGGCACACTAAGTCACGGATGCCAGGGCACTGTGAATATGTTCACCAACACTTCATTCCTCAGACAAGGACTCAGAAATCCAAAGGGACAGAGAGATGTCTCTGGGTCCCACAGAGAACCCAAGAGCGAGAGGTCTAGTAGGCCTGGCCCTGACCCCTGCCCACTCTCATCCCCACAGCCCTCCACGCCCTCCATCAAGGAGTGGGGGTTTCTTGGTGGAGATTTGCAATGTTTCACCATTGCAGTGATGAGATAAGGACTCActgttaaaggaaaaaaggagagagagagaatgtacaAATCTGTACTATTCAACAAGTGACTTCCagcaaaagagaatgaaaatctccttcagttcagttcagttgcttagtcatgtctgattctttgtgaccccatggactacagcacaccaggcttccttgtccatcaccaactcccagagcttgctcatgtccaccgactcatgtccattgagtcagtgatcatatccaaccatcttatcctctgtcgtccccttctcctcctgccttcaatctttcccagcatcagcgtcttttccaatgagtcagctcttcacatcaggtggccaaagtattggagcttcagcttcagcatcagtccttccaatgaatattcaggaccgatttcctttaggatggactggcttgatcaccttgctgtccaacagactctcaagagtcttctctaacaccacagttcaaaagcatcaattctttggtgctcagctttctttatggtcctctCACATCATATGTAtggtctctcacatccatacatgaccactggaaaaaccacagctttgactataacggacctttgtcggtaaagtaatgtctctgctttttaatatgctgtctaggttggtcataacttttcttccaaggagcatgcagcttttaatttcatggctgcagtcactatctgcagtgattttggagcccaaaaaaataaagtctgtcactgtttccattgtttccccatctatttcccatgaagtgatgggaccagatgccatgatcttcattttttgaatgttgagttttaagccagctttttcactctcctctttcacttccatcaaaaggctctttagttcctctttgctttctgctataaggatggtttcatccgcatatctgaggttattgatatttctccctgaaatcttgattccagcttgtgcttcatccagtctggcattgtatatgatgtactctgcatacaagttaaataagcagggtgacaatatacagccttgacgtacttctttcccaattttgaatcagcccattgttccatgtcaggttctaactgttgcttcttgacttgcatacagatttctcaggaggcaggtaaggcagtctggtattcccatctctttaagaattttccatggttgttgtgatccacacagtcaaaggctttagcgtagtcaacaaagcagatgtttttctggaattctcttgctttttgtgtgATACAACAACATCATTTATATGTGCAGGGTTCACCCTGCTTAAGAAAAcaacctgctaagtcacttttctAAATTTCATCAGAAGAGGTGCCTCCCTTCAGATCAACTTACTTGTCACAACAgtcaagcttctttttttttttttttttaaataaaagctacCTGGAAACAAGATCAGCCCATGTCTTTTCCCCCACACATTTTATATACCGCCCCCCACCCAAACACCTTCCTAGTTGAACAATCAATGTCCATTTGAAATACACACTCTCACCTCATTTTCATCAATACCAGAGCGCAGCAAGCCACCTACCTGGCTCCAGGTGCATCAGTGTGTGTCCGTTCATCACCCCATTAGCCACATCTGTGTCTTCCAGGGTGAGAACCACTGGTGGCTGGAACTTGAGTTCCTCCTGAATTTTTCCTAAGCTGCTGTCCATCTGGGTGGAACTTACATAGTTAAAATGccacttcactttctgaatgACATTGTCTGTGAAAAGAGAGCAGTCCAAACTGAATGTCATCACAATGGATGTTATAAGACAATAGGTACACAatgaaatttgcatttctaagcaAGCTAATAAGTTAGCCAGACTCTGAAGAGTGTCAACTACACATGAGGGTCGAATAATTTGTAGATATCAGGACTGGTCTCATCAGTCTCTCAGAGGAGAATAATTAAAATGTGACAGTCTGTCCATCAGGACCTCAGTGGCAAGGGAATCAGGGGACAGGCTTGAGTCTTAGCTCAAGCACAACTCATAGTACAAACCTCGGCCATTCACAAAGGATTTCTAAGATTGCAAAATGGGGACAGTCATTCTTGACCTGATTATCTCAAGAAAAGGCGTGTGAAAAAAAACTACAAATGAATGTGAATATGTTGTGCAAACCAGGATTATATGAAAGGTATTGGTTTTAATTATTTGATTTACATTTAGTATtaatccatcaccaacttttaaTAAGTACTTGAGGTGAAGTTTCAAATATATTGACAAAACAAAATCATGTATAATTCTAATATCCATGTGGGGTGTGTGCAtgcgctcagtcgtatctgactctttgtgaccccatggactgtagcccaccaggctcctctgtccatggaattctccaggcacgaatactggagtgtgttgcctccaggggatcttctcaactcagggattgaacctcagtctcttgcatctcctgcatcggcaggtggattctttaccactgtgctaccggGAAGCTCTAATATCCACGTACTTTTACTTTCATCCTACTCTCACTCAATAATGAGCAAACGTGATGCCAGGAAGGGGCTCCTGTGAGACAAAGCCCACCACTTTCAAAGGAGGAGGCGTGCAGAGATGACAGGGGAGAGGAGAACACAGGTCTACCAGCTGCCAATCAAACGACAGCCAAGGGATGCTGCAGCTATGGTCTACTTGGGGACACAGAAGAAGTGGGGCTGAGAGTGGCAGTCCTCACAGTAGGAGACTTAAGAGGAACTTGTGGTCTATGTCACAGGCCTACCAGGTGCAGGCTGGAGTACCAGGGAGTTTCCCAGTACCTCTGGGTGACACCAAAAGACAGTGCTGGCCCTATTACTGATGGACTGGCCACAGACCACACGAGGGGGTGTGAGCAGTAGCTGCCAGAAAGCCTAAGTGGCCACATTTCCAGGTGGCAGCCCTGCACCTGACCCTGAGAACCAAATGCTGTCAGCCCCTCATTCAAGAGCATCACAGGGACCGTGGCAGGTTACATTGAGACTGGAGAACCCCCCAACTCCCACCTCCACTCCTCTTCTCCCCCTCAAAAATGACCTGAATCACACCTGACAGAAACAGGGCCTATGCTATCACAACTGCTGTGTTCCAGACCCTTGGGCCTCCACAGGGCCTCTCTGACAGAGCCTAGAAAAGTAGTCTTGTCTTCCAGAGCTGTGTTTCTCGAACCTCTGCATAAGGACTAGTGTTTCCTTATTTCCAAATGGTTGCAGACAGATACTTGGATAAAATACAATTGAAAATGTCACAGGAATGTCCAAGTACCGTAAGAATGTCTAACCTTTTATTGTCACTCCCTGTATGTGCCTTGCGCTGGAAGCACAGGTCCATGAACCACCCTTGAGCAGTGGTGCTCTAGGGCAGGGGTTGGCACAGTGTTCTCAGAGTGCCAGACAGACAACGTTTTAAGTTTATAGGCCCCAGATGGCCCGTCACAGCTCACCTCTGCCAGGGAAgggcaaaagcagccacagacaaccTGTCAGTAATAGAGCAAGCGTGGTTGTGTTcccctttatttacaaaaacagactcTCGGCCTGCAGTTTGCTGACCCCCCTGCCCCAGAATAAGATACAGGGTTCACCCTCTTCTACCCCGCTCCAAGCTCTGGAGAGGTAAAAAGCCAGAGTGTTGGACCTGGCTTCAAGTTTGCAGGCCCCTTTCATTGCTGTGAAATTtcataaaagtgaagtgaagtcgctcagttgtgtccgactctttgcgagcccatggcctgtagtctaccaggcttctctgtccatgggattttccagccaagagtactggagtgggttgccatttccttctccagggaatcttcctgacccaaggatcaaacccaggtctcctgcattgcaggcagacactttaccctctgagccaccagggaaaccccctgaAATTTCATGGCATGAGGCTATTCTGCAGTGACATGGTCCTGAACCTCCAGTGGTTTTCCCCAATGGTCAAAGCCAAACTCAAACTGGAAATTCTATACCTACAATGCTGCAAGAAAGAATAACAACTAAGAAAGTGGGTTACAAACCAAATTCGAGAAAGGCATATGGCCTGGAGGCGAGGCCGACGCAGGTGGTGTCATAGGAAGCTGTGAATTCCCACCACAGCGTCTCCAGGAAGCAGAAGGCCATGGCTGCTGGACACTGGAGGGAGCAGATAGCCATGCAGGCCACGTCCCGCGAAGAAGAGAAGCTGTAACGAAAGAAACTATGTCACCAGGGAATGGACCCACATATTCACATCCTGCACCCGGCCATCACCTTGCCTCCACTCTGGATTTGCTGGGCCTTGAACAGCCTGGAGCTGTCTGTTGCATACATATCGTCTCTTCAGGTAGACCTGCCGGGGACTGTGCCTTTCTTACACTTCCTCGAAAATGTATAGCAGCATTTGCCACTGACAAGGTGTGATTACTCTAACTTGCCTGCGTCCATGCtaactcagtcatgtacgactctttgtgaccccttggactctagactgtcaggctcctctgtccgtgggattctccgggcaagaatgctggagtgcattgctgtgccctcctccagggatcactTTAACTTATTGATCATTAAACAAGCTATGGGACTGCTCACCTGTAAGAAAAAATGTCTGTTTCCTCTGTGAAAATAATGGTGAATATTTAAGTTAAAAGACAAACGAGTAAACACTGTATATTCTACTTTTCAAATAATGACTGAATGGCCCAGAATTTCATTTGAAGTCAtaggtttttgctttttctgaGAAAAGGTTTCCTCTTTGAGGTACAGCACAAAATGTGCATAGAATGTGAGATTATTCCAGCCTAACAAGGACGGGACCCCCAAGGAAGGGGGTTTCAGGCACCCAGAGAAGGGAGCTGCAGATGTGGGCAGATGCAGCTTAGTGTTGGCTCCTGGGCACCCGGCCAACAGGTGACAGCTTCACATGCCTGCCATCTGCGTCCCTCTTCAGGCCACAACTCTTCTTGCCTGACAGTCCCACCTAGTCTGGAGGCAGGCCTagactttcctttttgttttcctgattCTGAGACTGGACTACCCTAATGGATCCCACCTTAATCGGGTGAATCAAAAATTTACTATTAAGGGGAGCAAAAAGGACTTGGGAAGTGAAAACCTAAATTCTGGAAAAGAGAGATGTAAAATCTGTAACAGCCCATTGTGAGATTTCAAAACCTGCCTTGCCCCTGATCCCTCCACAGAACATCTTTCGTCTCTAAGCCCTAAAATAAGAAATGACACAACCAGAACCTGGCTGCTAGTTGCCTGCActcaaatcctggctctaccaCCTTAGGTTAAAAAGTTGtttaacctcagtttccttccctGTAAAATAGGTCTAATACCACTATCTACCTCATAGGCCACCTACAGCACTTAGAATAGGGCCTAGACCATAGAAAACAGTACTAGTTCTTCTGACCATGATTTCTGTAACCACCTGATTCCTGCTTCCACTGGAGCGCTGGCCTCACTGTATCGTGCTCAGTGTCCTCTCATTTGACTTGGAGTTCCTTGAGAAGACGGACCTACTGATGCTCATTTTTCACTCCCCTGCTCCTgtcacataaaatttttttttttactttaaaatttgttttaaaggtgaaaacattttaaaaagcaaaaactgagGGCTAAAACTCCAAGTCAAGCCTTATTTTCTTGGCGTCCTCACTCTCATCCTTTTCCTTGTCCTGACATTTTAATCCAGTATTTCCTCCCGACTTGCCTTTCTCCACGCCTGCACCCTAATGCAGAAAAAACTACCAAACTAAAAGCATGAAGACTGGGTGACCTGGTGCTCACAGTGCTCATGGCCTCTCCGCTCACAGTGAGGTGGGAGTGAGGCTGCAAAGCTCGAGGGCCTTTGATTCTACTGTAGATACACGACCTCGAACAGCTGTCTGACGTGAGACCTCCTCTTCATATGGTGTGATTAGCATAATGCCACCTCTGCACATGGTTCAGAGTGACCCAAATTGGGCTGATATTCTGGAACAGGAAACAGGCTTGCTTACTGGATGCTGAAGTCACATCCTTCTGCGGAACCTCGACCTGGATACTGGGCCAGTCGCAAGGCTAAAGTCTTGaggcgtctcctgcattccaggaagTCTTGGCTGTGGTAGAAATCAGTGGAGGCTGAGAGCGGCAGTCCATCCCTCACCCTTACCACGCAGGCAAAAAGGATCAAGGACATGGTCCGCAAGAGAAGTCATGAGGACACCTGAGGAAGGAAGGTCACCTTGTTACTGAGGGCCCAGTGATGAGCTGGCAGCAGCCCGCCCTGGAAATGTTCACTCTGGGTTGTCTCGCCCTCACCTCTACTATAAATGCAAATGTGGCTTTTATTATAACTTCCCTGCCCTCTGTTGCTAGATCACTCCCAACTGTCGCCCCTCCATTAGCCTCCCTGTCTCATCTTCACTTGAAatcctccttttccttctctctaatGAATGTCTCCATTTCCAGAGTTAAACCAACTGGGATGAGGGAATGGAGATGTGAGGAAGCAGGCCGAAAGGGAGCCACAGCAGTGACAGTGAGGAACACGACACGGGCCGCAAGATGGCCCCAAAGGGACAGGAAGAGCCTGACGCTGATGCAGCAGGGACGGGGTCCAGGGAGCTGTGCGTTTCAGGTGCTCCATGGAGGTAAGTGCTGAGTGGTTCACTTGCCATATCCTGACCTGCAGTAGAGGGATTCTGCGCATTTAACCTAAAGCTGGTGGCAAGGAAGGCAGAAGgcgaaaagaaaagagagaggatagCGTGTCCTCCTGAATTTCTTCACGTTTGACACTGAGCCAATCTTCAGAATGATGACTGAGTTCCTCCAGATGGCTAAAGTAAGTCATTTAGCAAATGATATTATGGTAAGATACTAAATATTTAGCCATGATAGGTGAGCACCATTAAGAAACACTAGGAAACAGATTTGGAGGCCTCGTGGTGCCTGAGGCAAACTGGAACAAGGTGCTTCTCAGGGTGGAAACAGCCCTGGACCAGTTCTGCAGGCAGAGCCTGGAGGGGTTTCATCCCCCATCTGCAACTTCTGCGTGTGCTCGCACGGGGCGTAACCTCACACATGCGTGCGGCAGCCCTGCACCCAGGGATTAGTGGGTGGCTCTATCACACATGCGTGCGGCAGCCCTGCACCCAGGGATTAGTGGGTGGCTCTATCAGCTTTCATGCATCTTCCCATGTATCCACACATCCTGTTTCACAGACCCTGTTGTCAGGGCCTCTACCTGGATAGGATATTAGCAGGTGTGTGCACTGCCAAAGAACACTGGGGATGTAATCTGGCACCTCAATTCCCATGAGCAGTAGGAAATGGGAGCCCTAGGATACACGCTGCTCTTTTCACCTCTGTGGCTCTGTGCATTCTTCACCCGAGTTCACACTCTTCAGATCTCCCCACATCCAAATCCACACCAAGGACTGTCTCCAATACACCCTCCTAGAAGTACTTTTACCTCTCTCTAAATTCCCAGAGAAACtacctctttgttttctgtgttacTGACTTACCATTTCTACTACCTAAGGGTAAGTTCTAAGAGTAAAGGCCATATCtgtaatggatgaatggataattaATCCCAGTTTAAACAGGAAGAAACTGCAGTAGTATAAAAATAACAGAAGGCtaaaggcttccccagtggctcagatggtaaagaatatgcctgcaatgcaggagacaggggttcaatccccaggtcgggaaaatcccctagagaagcgaatggcaacccactccaagagtattcttgcttgggaaatcccatggacagaggagtctggtgggttacagtctgtggggacgcaaaagagtcagacatgacttaccaactaaacaacaacaactacaaaataaaaattagtctACCAGGCAACAGACCATACATAGCCCATTTCTCTGATCTCCCCAGACTTTCCATTGAGggctaaaaatgtaaaaaatctaAGGaactaggaaaggaagaaataagcaagaaataaaatgacTCCTATCTGCAGATGACATAATTGTCTACATGGAAGATCCCTGAGAacctacaaaaaaacaaaaaccaaaaaacctccTAAAATGAAGGAGGAGTTCAACAAGGTTTCAGAATATaagatcaacatacaaaaatcaattctttTTCTACATACCAGCAATGGTTCatagaaacaaaaatttaaaataccatttatcaTCATCCCCAAAATGATCTCAATAAAGCTATACTTTTTTTAATgcaatgttagttgctcagatgtgtccgactatttgtgatcccatggactgtagcccagcaggctccactatccatgggatttcccaggcaagaatactggagtgggatgccattttcttctgcagggaatcttcctgatccagggatcgaatccaggtctcctgcaggcagattctttgccatctcagccaccagggaaccccatttTTAATGCAATACTTAGgtgtaaatctaacaaaacatgtATGGGACTTGTaggctgaaaactataaaacactgctgaaagaaatcaaagaagtccTAAGTGAGGAGATATACCATGTTATGAACTAGAagactcaacatagtaaagatcTCCCCCCAAAGTGATATACAGGTTCAATATAATTCCTGTAAAAATATCAGCAAGATAGTTTATAGATATAAATAAGAATATTCTAAAATCTATACGGAAAGGCAAGGGAGCtaaaatagctaaaacaattttgaaaaagaataaaggggACCATACCTCACAATCCTATTTCAAGACTTGTTGtatagctacagtaatcaaggctGTGTGTTATTAGCAGAGAGATAGGCACACAGATCAGCGAAACAGAATACAGAACCCATAAATTAGACCTACACAAGAACAGTCAAATGATTTTGACAATGGTACAAAAGCAATTAAATGGAAGAAGGAcagacttttcaacaaatggtgctggagcaaTGAATATCTatagggaaagaaagagggagaaagggaggtgtGAACggatggaaggaaaagaaaaaaagagaatcttgACCTAGTCTCACACCTTacataaaaaggaaatcaaaacagatcataaatttaaatgtaaaaactagAAGTataaaagtagaagaaaacaaagagaaaatgttcAGGACTTGAGAAGGGTTCTCATGTATGAGACCAACagcacaatccataaaagaaacTGCAATAAATTGGATTTTATCAAAGTTTAAAACTTTTGCACTGCCAAAATCCACGTgaagaggatgaaaagaaaagcaagagagtgggaaaaatatttttaaaccacaCACCTCCAAAAGGACTCTagatatttagaatttttttaaaacactctCAAAAGCCAACAGTGATAAAAAAAGATCCAGTTAGAAAATGGACAAAGcgcatgaacagacatttcaccaaagaggatATAGAGATGGcaaaaaagaatgggaaaagatatcTAGCATCTCTAGCTATTAAGGGAAACACAACTTAAGATCACAGTGAGATAATATTACATACTGATTAGAACAGATACAAAAATTTTGAGTGACAATATCAAATGCTGGCAAACGTGCTCAGGAAGGGGATCTCTCACACACTGCGGGCAAGACTTTAACATAGGACAGTCACTCTGGAAAATAAGTCTGGTATGGAATATAAgtttggcaggttttttttttaactaaacatGCAATTATCATACAATCTATCAGTCATACTCTGTACTATCTCTGCAAATTCCTGTCAGGATaactgctgttgctgttcagttgtacagtcgtgtccgactccttgtgaccccacggactgcagccaggcctccctgtccctcactgtctcccggagtttgcccaagttcatgtccattgaatcagtcaGTATAATTACTttaacagaaaaatggaaataagtatTAACTTAAAGTTTTTATATCCCTTACTTAAATTCAGCTCATActtgttttttatgtttaaatgtcatttaaaaatgtctcTACTAGTAGAACAATATTCTTTTATGCTAATTAACTGTAATTCTGATGATTTATGCATGCATATTGAAGGGCATGTTTTATAGGGAGCAGCTCTGCAACTAAATAACATTTCCAAACTGGAAGGTACTATAATTTCtgaattcattaaaataaaagctgCTTGCAGATAACCAGAATTCAGTTTATAAAAGGAAAGCAGTGGCATGAATCTGGAAAATCATGCCTCAGTTACAGAAAAAGTTATACAAGGACAAAGGCAGCTGAAGAgtgctcacacagacacacaaatctGTCTTACTAGCTCCTTCTACAGGCCAGGGGACCCTAAAACCTagcaccatgcctggcacatattaGGAAGCTCTCAATATAACTTTTAAACTAATAAAGCTTATCTAAAAACTAAGTTTCAGAACTAATAAAAAAGCTTTCCTACAATAAATCTCCacttggaaaagagaaagaggtttacataaatgaaaaattttaaaagaaactgaagtaGTAATCAAATATAGCACCCTAGTTACTATTagagtttataaaaattatattttaatctgCCTCTGCCATTTCCCAAATCCTTTTCTCAGCATCTATTTATAAACTGATCATGTTATCAATTGTCCCTTTTCTACTAGCAAAAGGCTGTGCTTAGCTGGAGCATTAAGCATCATCAGTGTAATGTGATGATGAAACCAGTGTAATGTGATTGATGAAACCAATTAGGTTTGTAGACATCAGAAAGCAGTACCACTGGTTTATTTTCATCTCTGTATCTTTAACCCTCTTCCAAACCTCTACCACATACACTTCTCCTCCTCTTTCCAAAGAGGGAAAAAGGCGGAGAGACAAACAGCACTAAACAA is part of the Bubalus kerabau isolate K-KA32 ecotype Philippines breed swamp buffalo chromosome 20, PCC_UOA_SB_1v2, whole genome shotgun sequence genome and harbors:
- the SEC22C gene encoding vesicle-trafficking protein SEC22c produces the protein MSLILFACVVRVRDGLPLSASTDFYHSQDFLECRRRLKTLALRLAQYPGRGSAEGCDFSIHFSSSRDVACMAICSLQCPAAMAFCFLETLWWEFTASYDTTCVGLASRPYAFLEFDNVIQKVKWHFNYVSSTQMDSSLGKIQEELKFQPPVVLTLEDTDVANGVMNGHTLMHLEPAPSFRMEPVTALGVLSLILNIMCAALNLIRGIHLAEHSLQVAHEEIGNILAFLIPFVACIFQCYLYLFYSPARTTKVVLMLLFICLGNVYLHGLRNLWQILFHIGVAFLSSHQILTRQLQDKQSDCGV